Below is a genomic region from Prolixibacteraceae bacterium.
TCGTTATCAACTCAAAGCACAAGCCCCCATAGAGAAGATGGTTTACTATCTCGAAAAGCGTGTCATTCCACAAATAGGAATGATCACTGGCGTACAATCCGTGAACACATATGGAAAAGAACAGCAGCAGTGGAATATCGTTTTCAATAGCCATAAATGCAGACTATTAGACATACAACCCAAGGATATTAGGAAGGCCATACAAACCCACTTACAGAGTAACCAAATAGGAACCATAGAGACCAAAGACCATCAGACGCTACAGGTCTGGTTACATGCTAAAAACAGTGCTCATAATGCATTGGAAAACCTACCCCTACTTCTTCCCAATAGACAAACTATTATGCTCAAAGAGGTGGCCGACATCTATCAAACACCCAAGCAGAAGCAACAGATCATCCGAGTCGATGGCAAACAGGTGCTATCCTTTAATATCCTTCCTGAAGAGGGAGTCAACCAACTAGACCTAGCCAAACACATCTTCAATAAAGTGTCTTTTTTAAGCCAACAACTACCACAAGGATGGGAACTCGAAATAACACATAATGCAGCCAAACCCTTAAAAGTAGCGATCACCACGATGATCTATCGCACCCTTCTCTCTCTGGTCCTACTTCTTCTCTTCGTCTTATGGGTCACCCGTAGTGGCAGGTATGTGGTATATGTGATCATTACGCTACTAGTCAACATATTCATTGCCATTGGGCTCTATTGGCTCTTCAACATTGAAGTGCATATGTATGCATTAGCAGGGCTTACCATCTCTTTAGGAATGGTGATTGACAACACCATTGTAATGATCGACCACCTAAGACACAAAGGAGGGATAAGAGTATTTTGGGCAATCCTAGCAGCCACTCTAACCACAATTGGTGCCTTATCGGTAGTATTCTTTCAGTCAGAACAGCTACAGTTAATCCTCAAAGACTTTGCTTGGGTGGTGATCATCCATCTATCTCTTTCGCTGTTGATTGCCCTATATCTCATCCCTGCATTGATGCATCGCTTTCCCCTCAAAGAGAGACCCAAAGCCAAGAAGATGGGCAAACAACGACGTCAAATTCGATGGAGTCATCGTTACCTATGGCTTTTATACTGGATGCGTCGCTATCGTGCCATACCACTACTACTCATGGTATGGGCTTTCGGCATTCCGCTATACCTTATCCCAGAAGAGATCGACGAAAACCATCCCCTTAAACCACTGTTCGATTTTACTATTGGAAGCGATTACTATAAACGCCACCGTAACACCATCGAAGCACGAGTTGGCGGAACGCTATATCAGTTTCATGAAGCCATCAATAGTTCTCAAGGCGATCGCAAAATGGAAGAGACCAAACTCATGGTTATATGCAAGAATCGCGAAGGTGGCACCTTCGAACAGTTAGATCAAATCGCTCGTCGAATAGAACAACATCTCGCCAAATATCATGAGATACGTAAATTCATCACCACCCTATACAACCCCGATGAGTTTCAAATAGAGATCTATTTCACTCCCAAAGGGGAGAGAAGCGCCCTCCCTTTCGAAGTCAAAAGGGATATGGATATATTTGGAGTCGTAACAGGTGGTGTCGATTGGAATATCTTTGGGGTAGGAAAAGCATACTACAATGCTCGCTCAGGAAAAATAGATGACCAAGTGTTAGAGTTACATGGCTACGACTATGAAAAGCTCTATCGCTATGCACAAAAACTTCAAGCACAGCTGCTGAAGCAATCAAGAGTACAAGCCCCAGAGATCAAAGGAGAGACAGGATGGGGAGTGGTACTTAAAGAGGGAAGGAAACTAAAGATCAATACAGCGAAACTTCAACAGAATGGAATCTCGCCATCTCAACTCTACAAGGCGATGGTAGAACATACACGTACCGAGAATATCTATCTCATCTCACCATGGTTATCAACCAACCATATAGAAATGTTCTCTGACCAATACCAGAACTACTCCATGTGGGACCTTATGCACCAGCAAGTAGATGGCGCTTTTCGTACGACCTATTTAAAAGAGTTAGCACATATGGAGGAAGGAAATATTGTCTTTCCTATCCTTAAAAAAGAGCAGCAGTACCTCCTATTCATTAACTTCTCTTTTAAGGGAAGTGACAAAACGATGGAACGAGTGATAGAGAACGAGATGTCTCTTCTACGACGTGAAATGCCTATGGGATTCTCTGTAGACTTCAAATACTATCATGACCGATGGTACGAAAAGGATAATGTACTACTATGGCTTGCGATAGCGCTATTTATTATCTTTATCATCTGTGCCACCCTTCTCGAATCCATCAAACAACCATTACAAATATTGATGGTGCTCCCACTAAGCTTCACTGGAGTATTCTTTATGTTTGGAACCCTTGAGTTCCCATGCGACTATGGAGGTTATGCATCCTTTATCATGCTATGTGGTATTGCTGTCAATGCAGCACTATACATTGTCAACGACTTTAATAGCTTCCAACGAAAGACTCCAATACAAAATACAACCCAGCACTACATGAAAGCCGTGCATTATAAAATATCTCCCATCCTTTTAACCATACTATCCACAGTACTCGGATTGGTTCCATTTCTTCTGTTTCAAAAAGACGAAGCCTTTTGGTACTCTTTTGCCTTGGGAACCATAGGAGGACTGATCTTCTCCATAATCGCCATATTCTTTATACTACCACTCTTATTACTCCCCAAAAAAAAGATATGAGAAATAGAATAAAAACTGAACTATGGAAATTATTTCACACAGTAGTGTCACTTTATTCAATAAGAAAAGGTCTATCTTTCCCGAATCAATAAAAACGAGAAGATGATAGACCTCAACAGAATAATATTTTATAACAATTTATGGTGAAATAAATCGATATTTTATTAAGTAGTATTAATAATACAACTAATGCATGATACTAATGCCATCCTCCAGTAATACTATTCGCTATGTTACGTAGTGCCTCTGCAATTCCACCTGATTTATTAAGAAACTCAATAAAAGCTCCTGCAGTATCTGAAAGAGGATTATGCACTCCCTCTAGATAAGCTCCAGCTGAAAGCGAATATACAATAAAAAAGAAGTATATCGTAGCCAATATAGTTACCTGTTTCCATTTCAGTTCTTTACAAACATAAAAAACCAACATAGTTATTATCGTTACAACAAGAAGCATTATTCGTATATCGATTAATGTTGCACCAGCATCCTTAAATGGTATTGGTGTTCCAGTAATCATAAGGTATATAGCCAAAGGCAATCCCATACTGATAGTTATATCGAATATATTTGAACCTAATACATTAGAGAGTGCATCATCATAATTCCCTTTTTTAGCATCTTTCAAAGATATTATCGTATCGGGAACACTACTCGCTGCTGCGACAAGGATAAAAGAAATAAACAATGGATTAATTCCAAAATCTGAAGCAATAAACTCTGTCCCTTTTACTAATCCAGCAGAACCTAAAGCAATAAAACTTGTCGCAAACAACAATAGGAACCATGCCTTAACTGTACGTTCCTTATCTGTTTTAAATAGGAATTTTTCATACCATGAATCTCCTTCTTCTTCATCGTCTTCCTCCTCTTCTTCTCCATCTCCATTCATCTCTTCTTTACTCATAGACATCAATGTATAAGTCAAATAGACAATATAGAAAACCGTAAAAGCCCATCCATGCCACATTGTAATATAGTCACTCGATAATAATACCAAAAGCAAGATTTCTGCACCGATTAGAAACAAACCATCTCTTAAGATAACTTTCTTCGCAACCTTAACACCCTTTACTCCTACAATAGTTGAAATGACCATCCCAATTACAAGCATTGGAATAACAATGCTATTAAATATCGCAGACCCAGTATCTCCTCCTACTGATGCAGCAAAACCTTCCGCAATATCTGTTTTAGTGTAAAAAATCAAGAAAAAGACAGTTGTTAACATCTCAGGCATAGAAGATCCGATAGCATTTATCGTAGCTCCTTTTACTCCATCAGCCATGTTACGACCCAAATAATCGGCTGCAAGTTCAAATATATCACACGCTTTTGCAATGACAACAGACATTATTATCATCAAAGAAAATCCACCAATCCAATTATCAAAAATTGATTCAATCATACCTTTTTATATTAACTTAGTTTAAAATCTTGTGTAATTCATGTATCCTCTAGATACCAATATCATAAAACCCAATAAAATAATTAGAACAATAAACGGAGCAACATCTAATTTCACACCTCTTCCTATATTTATTGGATTTATATTCATAAAGGGTCTAGTCAATAAATCAAAAACTGTATCAAGAACCTTATAAATCTTATCATATGGACTATCTAATAGGTTCGCATGCGAACTTACTTTTTGATAAAAGAATAACCCTATAATCAATAAAAACAACCCTATTTTAATCATAACATTCTAATTATTTACCATTTGAATATGTGCTAACCTTCCACCATTGCTCTTCTCTAACAACAACTGGTTGTTGTCTTCTAATACCACATGCTTTCCAATAGGTATTACTATCTTGTTTGTTACATCATATAATTCTGGTAGACTTTGGTTTACTAAAACCCACTTTCCTTGATGTTTTACAAAATAACCTACAGGCTGCTTATCTTCATCTGTTAATCTTTCATTGGGATGAACCAACCTATTGGTATGCCACCTATATAAATATTGGTTATGATACACCATTAATCTTGCATTGTCATTAAGAAATTTTCCTTTCTCTCGTGTTGAAAAGAAATTAAGGATAGGCAACGCTTCAGTATAAGATGTATTACAATAAGGACATCGCGGCGACATCTTATTATCAAACACAAACCATTTATGACTACATTTGGGATTATGACATGGCTGTAATAGATCTACTGTTTTCACCAACGCTGCTTCCCATTCATCTGCAGTAGGACGTTTATTGGGATGGTGTATTCCATCAATAAATGCTCTATCAAATAACTCTTTTAGATAATCTCCAAGAATAGTATAAGGTAACTTATTAACATCGATATAAGGTAATTCTGCTGGATGAACATCATTAAGATTTGGTCGATTACTTCGATCAGTATGATGTTCAATAAATAGAGCCTTTGCTCCCATAGAAAGTTCATCATCCTTCGAGGGATCAGGATCATTAATTTTTCCACCTTTTAGTGGGTGTCTAAACAACAGATACATATATATCAATACTGATAATGCATATCTATCAGTCAATATAGTTGGGAGTTTTCGATTAGGATTATCGATAGCAAGCATTTTTGTCATGATCACTTCTGGTGCTACGAAATCGGGCGTTCCAATAACATCTGGTGCATACTTTCCTGGAACAACCAAGCCATCAATATCAATAATACAAGCGTTCTTTCCCTCAGGATCAATTAAAACATTATTATATGAGAGATCCGAATGGGCTAATCCTGCGGCATGTAATCGCTTCATTGATCGACTTAAAAGAATCGATATTCTTAGATAACTAAGTAAATCACCTTTCTCATTCTCATGAAGAAATCTATTTTGATTTTTTGCAGAAGCAAACCATTTACCATTCTTTTCCTGTCCTTTGATACCTAATAGGTCATTATTAAAAGAACCATATTTAAAGAAAAACTCCTTTCGATATGCGGGAACAACAATTCCAGTTTTTCCATTATACTCCACAATGTCATAAGGCCAACATAACAACTTTGACCAATACTCTCCATGAGGACCATCTATAATCTTATCCTTATAAACTCCTACAATCGCTTCTAATCTATCTTTAGAACTTGCATCTAGCTTTGATCTAAAAAATCCTACCACATAACTCTTATCAGGGCTAAAATAGACATCTTTCATGGTTCCAGAACCAATGATTTTATCCTCCCATTCAATCTTTATTCCTTTATGGCTTAATGTTGATTTTATTGACATGTTAATATAGAATTACTAGCGTTCGATCATCATATTCTCCTACTTCGTAGAATTCTAACCACTCAAATACATCCTCTTTATTTAGTGGATCTTGCTTTATTACGGGCTCTAATTCACCCCATAACTTCATCCAATAATTTGAGTCCTCTAAGTTTTTTTCTGTTCCAAACTTAGGATCAGAAATACCATCTGTCATCAACATTAGTGATTTCACACGATCTTTAAACAACCAAAACTTAGAACGATCATAGATATCCTTATTCTGAAATAACTCTTTACTAGTAATAAAATAAGTCTGTCCTGAGTATTCTCCTCCGTCAGGTTTCATTAAAAGTTTTCCTTCTTTTTCTGTCACCACTCCAATTGCACCGTCACCAATAGAGAAACTAATTACTGCAGTTCCAAAATCAAATTCTTTACTCAGGGTAAACAATAATGTTGACGAAAAATTCTTTATTGTAGTCTTATTATTTTCTTTTGCGAATGTTTCAATTTTTTTTAATGAACTGAAAGCTGCTTGAACAGTCAATTCATGAATAAGAGTAGACAACTTCTTACGTTTTATTTCCTCAGTATCTACGATAGTCTCTTCAGGTAGATCAACCGCAATCTTATTTTGACTAATATAATCTTCAGTAAGTGTATCTTTTATTACCTCTGTTTGATCAGTATCACCTTCCACAAGTGCGCCTTCCACTATATCATACTGATCAGCTACAAATTCTGATATAATAGACTGATCAATAGAATCTTTTGCAAGTGTATTTTCAACTACCATACTTTGATCAGAACAAATTTCTGATCTCCTATTCAGATCAATCCCATCATTTTCTCTTTGAATATTAGATTCTATTGGAGAATTCAATGACACAATCAGATCTTCTATTCTCTGGATCTTCTCCCTATTTTCGTCAGTGGAGATATTGTCAACCACAGACTGACAAGCCATTCGTGATCCCTCTCTACTATATATAGCC
It encodes:
- a CDS encoding efflux RND transporter permease subunit, with the translated sequence MKIRSNFSIILLFGIAALLGLVLSSKIDLRLNPSRTSKRVSVSFYWANATAKSIETEVTSKLESGLATLHGVKKISSRTQEGGGYITLSLKKGTDLEMFQFEALSVIRRIYHTLPSGVSFPNLYIGGMKQSDPIVRYQLKAQAPIEKMVYYLEKRVIPQIGMITGVQSVNTYGKEQQQWNIVFNSHKCRLLDIQPKDIRKAIQTHLQSNQIGTIETKDHQTLQVWLHAKNSAHNALENLPLLLPNRQTIMLKEVADIYQTPKQKQQIIRVDGKQVLSFNILPEEGVNQLDLAKHIFNKVSFLSQQLPQGWELEITHNAAKPLKVAITTMIYRTLLSLVLLLLFVLWVTRSGRYVVYVIITLLVNIFIAIGLYWLFNIEVHMYALAGLTISLGMVIDNTIVMIDHLRHKGGIRVFWAILAATLTTIGALSVVFFQSEQLQLILKDFAWVVIIHLSLSLLIALYLIPALMHRFPLKERPKAKKMGKQRRQIRWSHRYLWLLYWMRRYRAIPLLLMVWAFGIPLYLIPEEIDENHPLKPLFDFTIGSDYYKRHRNTIEARVGGTLYQFHEAINSSQGDRKMEETKLMVICKNREGGTFEQLDQIARRIEQHLAKYHEIRKFITTLYNPDEFQIEIYFTPKGERSALPFEVKRDMDIFGVVTGGVDWNIFGVGKAYYNARSGKIDDQVLELHGYDYEKLYRYAQKLQAQLLKQSRVQAPEIKGETGWGVVLKEGRKLKINTAKLQQNGISPSQLYKAMVEHTRTENIYLISPWLSTNHIEMFSDQYQNYSMWDLMHQQVDGAFRTTYLKELAHMEEGNIVFPILKKEQQYLLFINFSFKGSDKTMERVIENEMSLLRREMPMGFSVDFKYYHDRWYEKDNVLLWLAIALFIIFIICATLLESIKQPLQILMVLPLSFTGVFFMFGTLEFPCDYGGYASFIMLCGIAVNAALYIVNDFNSFQRKTPIQNTTQHYMKAVHYKISPILLTILSTVLGLVPFLLFQKDEAFWYSFALGTIGGLIFSIIAIFFILPLLLLPKKKI
- a CDS encoding protein phosphatase 2C domain-containing protein — protein: MEKSDLLNSLCLEIQNIESDLTVMQDQMNSMTSKLGGIKKVFTLIKEEDERMAKEITKDSKKVIQLKNGKANMPYKEIVDLEAFGIPKDALIDFNGIPQLSWNKDDTCFEGDLILPGDYKGTLIYQENLNSREFTRDVHILINADPRTLWVDKDPPLEGPYYKTNKDYLSKIFNNRRLLGASVRGKSHAQRGTFRDDDFSIQTWDNGWILQVVSDGAGSAIYSREGSRMACQSVVDNISTDENREKIQRIEDLIVSLNSPIESNIQRENDGIDLNRRSEICSDQSMVVENTLAKDSIDQSIISEFVADQYDIVEGALVEGDTDQTEVIKDTLTEDYISQNKIAVDLPEETIVDTEEIKRKKLSTLIHELTVQAAFSSLKKIETFAKENNKTTIKNFSSTLLFTLSKEFDFGTAVISFSIGDGAIGVVTEKEGKLLMKPDGGEYSGQTYFITSKELFQNKDIYDRSKFWLFKDRVKSLMLMTDGISDPKFGTEKNLEDSNYWMKLWGELEPVIKQDPLNKEDVFEWLEFYEVGEYDDRTLVILY
- a CDS encoding YggT family protein, coding for MIKIGLFLLIIGLFFYQKVSSHANLLDSPYDKIYKVLDTVFDLLTRPFMNINPINIGRGVKLDVAPFIVLIILLGFMILVSRGYMNYTRF